One window of Flavobacteriales bacterium genomic DNA carries:
- a CDS encoding CrcB family protein, whose product MNIWAAVFLGGGIGSLLRFGITRLLLALDLRGAFPWATLIANVLSVMILAWVLLRVPAHFQQRPALSAFITVGICGGFSTFSTFSYENFLLIREGLPGMALANIAVNVVACLAIFFIMARSV is encoded by the coding sequence ATGAACATCTGGGCAGCGGTATTCCTCGGCGGCGGCATTGGCAGTTTGCTGCGTTTTGGCATTACACGCCTGCTTTTGGCGTTGGACCTCCGGGGCGCATTCCCTTGGGCCACGCTGATCGCGAACGTTCTGTCCGTTATGATCCTCGCTTGGGTGCTGCTTCGCGTTCCGGCGCATTTCCAGCAGCGCCCGGCTCTTTCCGCATTCATCACCGTGGGGATCTGCGGCGGGTTCAGCACCTTCAGTACGTTCAGCTACGAGAATTTCCTATTGATCCGGGAAGGCCTTCCGGGCATGGCACTGGCCAACATCGCCGTGAACGTGGTGGCCTGCTTGGCGATCTTCTTCATCATGGCCCGCAGCGTATGA
- a CDS encoding hypoxanthine phosphoribosyltransferase, whose protein sequence is MEKVTLHDKQFEPFISATDLSAAMDAVAKKVAAEYADKVPLFVGVLNGGYFFASELLKRLPITCEITFVKVASYHGTVSSGTVSQLIGLNERIADRHVVVVEDIVDTGNTIAHIVEALREKNPASIAIASLLLKPDVYKKDIPINFVAMEIPNVFVVGSGLDHDGFGRNLPGIYRIVNN, encoded by the coding sequence ATGGAAAAGGTCACCCTTCACGACAAACAGTTCGAGCCGTTCATCAGTGCTACGGACCTGAGCGCGGCCATGGATGCCGTGGCCAAAAAGGTCGCAGCTGAATACGCGGACAAAGTGCCGCTGTTCGTGGGCGTGCTCAACGGCGGCTACTTCTTCGCCTCGGAGCTTTTGAAGCGGCTGCCCATCACCTGCGAGATCACCTTCGTGAAAGTGGCGAGCTACCACGGCACGGTCAGTTCCGGCACCGTGAGCCAATTGATCGGGCTTAACGAGCGCATCGCGGACCGCCACGTGGTGGTGGTGGAGGACATCGTGGACACCGGCAACACCATCGCGCACATCGTGGAGGCCTTGCGGGAAAAGAACCCCGCGAGCATCGCCATCGCCAGCCTCTTGCTGAAGCCCGATGTGTACAAAAAAGACATCCCGATCAATTTCGTGGCCATGGAGATCCCCAACGTCTTCGTGGTGGGTTCCGGCCTGGACCACGATGGCTTTGGAAGGAATCTGCCGGGTATTTATCGGATCGTAAACAACTGA
- the obgE gene encoding GTPase ObgE, giving the protein MSSANFIDQIKIECRSGKGGAGSRHMRREKYIPRGGPDGGDGGRGGHIILRADPQLWTLLHLRYTKHVIAKDGESGGASQSSGKMGEDRIIEVPLGTVAKDPETGEVFCEITEPGQEVILLQGGRGGLGNQNFHSSTFQTPRFAQPGEPGLEQWFVLELKVLADVGLVGFPNAGKSTLLSVVSAARPKIADYPFTTLVPNLGIVAYRDNKSFVMADIPGIIEGAHEGKGIGLRFLRHIERNSALLFMVAADSPDIAAEYKVLLNELAQYSPELLDKERLLAVTKSDLLDEELIAALRKELPKNVEHVFISSVANQGLDSLKDMIWSKIHSTVEPEPPPSRF; this is encoded by the coding sequence ATGTCCTCAGCGAACTTCATCGACCAGATCAAGATCGAATGCCGCTCCGGCAAGGGTGGCGCGGGCAGCCGCCACATGCGGCGCGAGAAGTACATCCCCAGGGGCGGCCCTGATGGTGGTGACGGTGGTCGCGGCGGCCACATCATCCTGCGCGCCGATCCCCAATTGTGGACGTTGTTGCATCTGCGCTACACCAAGCACGTGATCGCCAAGGACGGTGAGAGCGGCGGCGCAAGCCAGAGCAGCGGCAAGATGGGGGAGGACCGCATCATCGAAGTGCCGTTGGGCACCGTGGCGAAGGACCCGGAAACAGGTGAGGTCTTCTGCGAGATCACCGAGCCGGGCCAGGAGGTGATCCTCCTTCAAGGCGGCCGCGGCGGATTAGGCAACCAGAACTTCCATAGCTCCACTTTCCAGACCCCACGCTTTGCGCAACCCGGGGAGCCGGGGCTGGAGCAATGGTTCGTGTTGGAGCTGAAAGTTTTGGCGGACGTGGGCCTCGTGGGCTTCCCGAACGCGGGAAAGAGCACCTTGCTTTCCGTGGTGAGCGCGGCCCGGCCGAAGATCGCCGACTACCCGTTCACCACGCTGGTGCCCAACCTCGGCATCGTTGCTTACCGGGACAACAAAAGCTTCGTGATGGCGGACATCCCGGGCATCATCGAGGGTGCGCACGAGGGCAAGGGCATCGGCCTGCGCTTCCTGCGCCACATCGAGCGGAATAGTGCGCTCCTCTTCATGGTGGCCGCGGACAGCCCTGACATCGCGGCGGAATACAAGGTGTTGCTGAACGAACTGGCGCAATACTCGCCGGAACTGCTGGACAAGGAACGCCTGCTTGCGGTGACCAAGAGCGACCTCTTGGACGAGGAGCTGATCGCGGCCCTGCGTAAGGAGCTGCCCAAGAATGTTGAGCACGTCTTCATCAGTTCCGTGGCCAACCAAGGGCTGGACAGTTTGAAGGACATGATCTGGTCGAAGATCCATAGCACGGTGGAGCCGGAGCCTCCGCCAAGCCGCTTTTAA
- a CDS encoding adenylate kinase has product MNIVLFGPPGAGKGTQSKFLMERYGLDHLSTGDLLRAEIKAETPLGLQAQELMSAGELVPDHVVVGMIRNLLEESPDSKGFIFDGFPRTRAQAEALDGTLEKIGSDISLMLALEVEEEELVKRLLGRGATSGRPDDKSEEVVRKRIREYENKTAPLKAYYEEQGKLRRIDGMGGIADITARLTASIDK; this is encoded by the coding sequence ATGAACATTGTGCTTTTCGGCCCTCCGGGAGCGGGCAAAGGCACGCAGAGCAAATTCCTGATGGAGCGCTATGGTCTCGACCACCTGAGCACGGGCGACCTGCTGCGCGCTGAGATCAAGGCGGAAACACCGCTTGGCTTACAGGCCCAGGAGCTGATGAGCGCCGGCGAATTGGTGCCGGACCACGTGGTGGTGGGCATGATCCGCAACCTGCTGGAGGAAAGCCCGGATTCCAAAGGCTTCATCTTCGACGGCTTCCCGCGCACGCGAGCGCAGGCCGAGGCGTTGGACGGAACGCTGGAGAAGATCGGCAGCGACATCTCCCTGATGTTGGCCTTGGAAGTGGAGGAGGAGGAATTGGTGAAGCGCCTGCTTGGCCGCGGTGCCACCAGCGGTCGCCCGGACGATAAGAGCGAGGAGGTGGTGCGCAAGCGGATCCGCGAATACGAGAACAAGACCGCGCCCTTGAAGGCATACTACGAGGAGCAGGGCAAGCTGCGGCGGATCGATGGGATGGGCGGGATCGCTGACATCACCGCGCGGCTCACGGCTTCCATTGACAAGTGA
- a CDS encoding helix-hairpin-helix domain-containing protein, which produces MALLFGAMALRAQDDISPELRDLIEQRIATIAEQLGDESDVDLSSLADQLTERLSDPINLNRTDAEELGSLHLLTDIQINAILAHIIHFGKYISIYELQTVDGLDNATLEIMRPFVTVSGEGSSRTSLKEMLANGKSEFLFRTQINIEQRKGFLGGGDPFNSPYRDPDGDPLPDVDDPHVLDSLRANNKVYLGSPWKAYARYRFKYRRNLDFGITAEKDEGEEFFKGSQKQGFDFYSAHLFLRNIGPIKAVAIGDYQAQFGQGLVFSSGLSFARKSAYTMNISKNAPGLSPYASVNENQFLRGAGATMGFGKHLEGTAFISKKKYDANVQTSTDTSSTGFSDEQSTFSSFLEDGYHRTNTELGKKNALEEFIYGGHLEYKRTGWSLGATAAQVNFDNTLVKSSTQPYNQYEFQGNSNTTYGFDWNAVSRNVTWFGEGARSSNGGMAGVTGLLVALDKRLSLAMLYRDLQRDFQGLYSSAFAESSNPWNERGLYAEHRAEAQPEVGFQCLLRPVHLPVAPLPDQRPQQRIRGLGPIDVDAQQGRTGLREGPHPDETAQYHGKRQRHTPISGHQTEQLPLQRQLSRKPGRHLAHAHRKRGLSARIKPCGPRLPDLSGHHPPPQEGPGRVHRKDRLVLHGQL; this is translated from the coding sequence ATGGCGCTTCTTTTCGGGGCGATGGCCCTGCGTGCGCAGGACGACATTTCCCCGGAGCTGCGCGACCTGATCGAACAGCGCATCGCCACCATCGCGGAACAGCTTGGCGACGAGAGTGACGTGGACCTCTCCTCACTGGCCGACCAGCTCACCGAACGCCTCAGCGACCCGATCAACCTCAACCGCACCGATGCGGAGGAGCTGGGTTCCCTGCACCTGCTCACCGACATCCAGATCAACGCCATCCTCGCGCACATCATACACTTCGGAAAGTACATCAGCATCTATGAGCTACAGACGGTGGACGGCTTGGACAACGCCACGTTGGAGATCATGAGGCCCTTCGTTACCGTCAGCGGCGAAGGCAGCTCGCGTACCTCACTGAAGGAGATGCTGGCCAATGGCAAGAGCGAGTTCCTGTTCCGCACGCAGATCAACATCGAACAGCGCAAGGGCTTTCTCGGTGGTGGCGACCCCTTCAACAGTCCGTACAGGGACCCCGACGGCGACCCGTTGCCGGATGTGGACGACCCGCACGTGCTGGATTCGCTGCGCGCGAACAACAAGGTCTACTTAGGCAGCCCGTGGAAGGCCTATGCGCGCTACCGGTTCAAGTACAGGCGCAACCTGGACTTCGGCATCACCGCCGAGAAGGACGAGGGCGAGGAATTTTTCAAAGGCAGCCAAAAACAGGGCTTCGATTTCTATTCGGCGCACCTCTTCCTGCGGAACATCGGCCCGATAAAGGCAGTGGCGATCGGCGACTACCAAGCGCAGTTCGGCCAGGGCCTCGTGTTCTCCAGCGGACTCTCCTTCGCGCGGAAGTCGGCCTATACGATGAACATCAGCAAGAACGCGCCGGGGCTTTCACCTTACGCCAGCGTGAACGAGAACCAGTTCCTGCGCGGCGCGGGCGCCACAATGGGCTTCGGCAAGCACCTCGAGGGCACCGCGTTCATCAGCAAGAAGAAGTACGACGCCAACGTGCAGACCTCTACTGACACGAGCAGCACGGGGTTCAGCGACGAACAGAGCACCTTCAGTTCCTTCCTGGAAGACGGCTACCACCGCACCAATACCGAACTGGGGAAAAAGAACGCGTTGGAGGAGTTCATCTACGGAGGGCACCTCGAATATAAGCGGACCGGATGGAGCCTTGGCGCCACGGCCGCGCAAGTGAACTTCGACAACACACTGGTGAAGTCAAGTACCCAGCCCTACAACCAATACGAGTTCCAAGGGAACAGCAACACCACCTACGGCTTTGACTGGAACGCCGTGTCCCGCAACGTTACTTGGTTCGGCGAGGGTGCGCGCAGCTCGAACGGGGGCATGGCGGGCGTCACCGGCCTGCTGGTGGCACTGGACAAGCGGCTTTCCTTGGCCATGTTGTACCGCGACCTGCAACGCGATTTCCAAGGGTTGTACAGCAGCGCCTTCGCGGAAAGCTCCAACCCGTGGAACGAACGCGGCCTCTATGCCGAGCATCGAGCTGAAGCCCAGCCGGAAGTGGGTTTTCAATGCCTATTACGACCAGTTCACCTTCCCGTGGCTCCGCTACCAGACCAACGGCCTCAGCAGCGGATACGAGGCCTTGGGCCAATTGACGTGGACGCCCAGCAAGGCCGTACAGGTCTACGTGAAGGCCCGCACCCAGATGAAACCGCGCAATACCACGGAAAGCGTCAGCGGCATACTCCCATTAGTGGACACCAAACAGAACAACTACCGCTTCAACGCCAGCTATCGCGTAAGCCCGGGCGTCACCTTGCGCACGCGCATCGAAAGCGTGGACTATCAGCGCGGATCAAACCCTGTGGACCACGGCTTCCTGATCTATCAGGACATCATCCACCGCCCCAAGAAGGGCCGGGTCGAGTTCACCGGAAGGATCGCCTTGTTCTCCACGGACAGTTATGA
- a CDS encoding phosphatase PAP2 family protein, which yields MSWTDTILSADRAGFLAVNGAHSAAADPCMVLLSDPRVWIPVYVLFLVLVKLRWGWRGLWWSLPVAALMIFCSDTGSVVFFKDTVQRLRPCHAPDLQGLVHLVDGYCGGQYGFISSHAANHFALATFMAGMLRRDPWWTLPLLLLWAGLIAYSRVYLGAHYPGDVIVGALYGSLIGGLAYSLFRAIHQRTGER from the coding sequence ATGAGTTGGACGGATACGATACTTTCCGCCGACCGTGCAGGATTTCTGGCCGTGAACGGCGCACATAGTGCTGCGGCCGATCCCTGTATGGTGCTCTTGAGCGATCCGCGGGTCTGGATACCGGTCTATGTGCTTTTCCTGGTTTTGGTCAAGCTGCGCTGGGGCTGGCGCGGACTGTGGTGGTCCTTGCCTGTGGCAGCCTTGATGATCTTCTGCAGTGACACCGGTTCCGTAGTGTTCTTCAAAGACACCGTACAGCGCTTGCGCCCCTGCCATGCCCCGGACCTGCAAGGTCTGGTCCACTTGGTGGACGGCTACTGCGGGGGACAGTACGGTTTCATCTCTTCCCACGCTGCCAATCACTTCGCGCTGGCCACGTTCATGGCCGGTATGCTGCGCCGCGATCCCTGGTGGACCTTGCCGCTGCTGTTGCTTTGGGCGGGCCTGATCGCGTACAGCCGCGTGTACCTTGGGGCGCATTATCCCGGCGACGTCATCGTGGGGGCGCTCTATGGCTCGCTTATCGGCGGCCTGGCCTACTCTCTTTTCCGTGCCATTCACCAAAGGACCGGCGAACGATGA